The following coding sequences are from one Gossypium hirsutum isolate 1008001.06 chromosome A12, Gossypium_hirsutum_v2.1, whole genome shotgun sequence window:
- the LOC107939303 gene encoding glutaredoxin — MGSLLSSNKLSQEDTQMALDKVKHIVSSTPVVVFSKTYCGYCNRVKQLFAQLKASYKAIELDQESDGGEMQAALAEWTGQTTVPNVFTAGTHIGGCDSVIAKYQAGQLLNLLSDAGGITVDLNA, encoded by the exons ATGGGTTCCCTTCTAAGCTCCAACAAGTTAAGCCAGGAAGATACCCAAATGGCACTTGACAAGGTCAAGCACATCGTTTCCTCCACCCCCGTTGTTGTCTTCAG TAAAACCTATTGTGGGTATTGTAATAGGGTTAAGCAGCTGTTTGCTCAGTTAAAAGCTTCTTACAAGGCCATTGAATTGGATCAAGAAA GTGATGGTGGTGAAATGCAAGCAGCTCTGGCAGAGTGGACTGGGCAAACGACAGTACCTAATGTGTTCACTGCAGGAACACACATTGGTGGCTGTGATT CTGTTATTGCCAAGTATCAAGCAGGTCAGCTTCTGAACCTCCTGTCAGATGCTGGTGGCATTACTGTCGATCTCAATGCCTGA